From a single Mobula birostris isolate sMobBir1 chromosome 13, sMobBir1.hap1, whole genome shotgun sequence genomic region:
- the LOC140207028 gene encoding LOW QUALITY PROTEIN: NACHT, LRR and PYD domains-containing protein 3-like (The sequence of the model RefSeq protein was modified relative to this genomic sequence to represent the inferred CDS: inserted 2 bases in 1 codon), with protein sequence MDEVAAIREDLAMSTRKDKGPMTTISEHISQWNDEQLFQLSKFYRERLKQAIEERVEELTKMLRLEGHISKEEHEEVTELVLKRNRPEGSNVFFTLVMGKGSRAQKVMWEAFVKMQNKLPKLDRILKEIQELGADIPEYMNISEGLTELPPQLKDVHEKHKKTLQEETEKLRVNTILLREKVKVFKLVDRYAELTVISSVRGRRFVEHELLARGRDHEEWRMKHLRGELEKIHADQLLQSSFSHNITYWQRIKRFLGFDSVNPTSVNRVKPGNSAAVAGVPGIGKTTMIQKIVYDWATGKIYQHYHFVFSFKFRDLNTINRDISLTELILQQYPYFENXVWKNPEGLLFIFDGLDELKDRIDFTESRRDTEPQQCCADPEFRCHVSDIVYNLIQHKLLPGCSVLVTTRPTALHSLEKAEISVWAEILGFVGEERKDYFYRHFEDETVAAAVFKHVKENEILYTMSYNPSYCWILALALGPFFTKGDKDPQQVPKTITQLYSYYVYNILKNHGREIENLHDVLLRVGQMAFTGVSERKIVFTDGDLIKYKLQPSQFLSGFLMELLEREDSARCVVYTFPHLTIQEFVAAVAQYLTSDLKDTVKILAEACCMTDGRFEVFLRFVAGLSSGSAWRWKEVLGPFPVDAACQVIDFVKGEFKRRSGNTENEADKRSLLNTLHYLFESQNRVLAQEALGSVEKLSLSGLRLTPIDCAVLSHVIGLCDTIKHLDLDHCYIQCEGLQRLAPSLYKCQELGLTNNELGEGDSAMNLISVALREQDCKIQKLRLGNNCITASQTAILASALIKNRSVTELDMKDNRLGDTGVKKLFGVLNNSECKIQKLGLKNNSFTASCAKNLACILRTNHSLIKLELDNNKLEDSGVKLLSEALRTPYCKIQELWLCRIGLTASGAEYLASALATSPSLVDLALDYNNLGDSGVKLIFGPLNSPECKIQKLRLWDVALTDSFSEDLAIALKTNCSLKLLSLGDNNIGDSGVKRLSEVLVELQCKLLELDLHSNGLTDSCTESLCFVLNKMSSLKILDLGGNSFTDKSTDSFRRLILRRKSLRKITLKGNPFTAEGQNQLMSLRGNRNGLSVKL encoded by the exons ATGGATGAAGTCGCAGCGATAAGAGAAGATCTAGCGATGTCAACAAGGAAGGACAAGG GTCCTATGACGACAATCTCTGAGCACATCTCACAGTGGAACGATGAACAACTATTTCAGCTGTCAAAATTCTACCGGGAAAGACTGAAACAGGCGATTGAAGAACGGGTGGAAGAACTCACCAAAATGCTGAGACTGGAGGGACACATCAGTAAGGAAGAACACGAG GAAGTCACTGAACTTGTGCTGAAGCGAAACCGGCCAGAAGGATCAAATGTATTCTTCACCCTGGTGATGGGGAAGGGTTCCCGAGCCCAGAAGGTGATGTGGGAAGCATTTGTGAAAATGCAAAACAAGTTACCGAAGTTGGACAGAATATTGAAGGAAATCCAGGAGCTCG GGGCTGATATACCAGAATACATGAACATCAGCGAAGGGTTAACCGAATTACCACCTCAGTTAAAAG atgttcatGAGAAACACAAGAAGACACTGCAGGAAGAAACTGAAAAGCTCAGAGTGAACACGATTCTGTTGAGGGAGAAGGTTAAGGTTTTcaagctggttgatcgatacgctgagctgaCGGTCATTTCTTCTGTTCGAGGACGGAGGTTTGTGGAACAcgagctgctggcaagaggccGAGACCATGAGGAGTGGAGAATGAAGCATCTTCGGGGAGAGTTGGAAAAAATCCATGCTGATCAGTTGCTTCAAAGCAGCTTTTCCCATAACATAACTTACTGGCAGCGAATAAAGAGATTCTTAGGATTTGACTCTGTGAATCCAACATCAGTGAACAGAGTGAAACCTGGGAATTcagcagcagtggccggagtcccgggcatcgggaaaacaacaatgatacagaagattgtttatgactgggccacggggaaaatataccaacactaccattttgtgttcagtttcaaattcaggGATCTAAACACCATTAACCGTGATATAAGCCTGACGGAACTGATTCTGCAACAGTATCCTTACTTTGAGAA AGTCTGGAAGAACCCggagggattgctgtttatatttgaTGGTTTGGATGAACTAAAGGATAGAATTGATTTTACTGAGAGTCGGAGAGACACAGAACCTCAGCAATGCTGTGCAGACCCAGAATTCCGGTGCCATGTGTCGGACATTGTGTACAATTTAATCCAGCACAaactgctcccagggtgttcagtgctggtgaccacccgcCCCACTGCGTTACATTCATTGGAAAAGGCGGAGATTagtgtctgggctgaaatcctgggatttgttggtgaggaacggaaggatTATTTCTATAGGCATTTTGAAGATGAGACggtggcagcagctgttttcaaacacgtgaaggagaacgagatcctgtacaccatgagctacaacccctcctactgctggatcctcgctctagCACTGGGCCCCTTCTTTACAAAAGGAGACAAGGACCCGCAGCaagttcccaagaccatcacccaactatATTCCTACTAcgtttacaacatcctgaaaaaccacggccgtgagattgagaaccttcatgatgtgttactcagggttggtcagatggccttcacaGGAGTGTCTGAGaggaagattgtgtttacagatggagatttgatcaagTACAAACTGCaaccttcccagttcctgtccgggttcctgatggagcttttggagagagaggattctgcccggtgtgtggtgtacacattcccacacctcaccatccaagagtttgtagctgcagtcgcacaatACCTGACCTCAGACCTCAAGGATACTGTGAAGATCCTCGCTGAAGCCTGCTGCATGACAGATGGGCGGtttgaggtatttctccgttttgttgctggtctctcctcGGGGTCAGCCTGGCGCTGGAAGGAGGTTCTGGGTCCATTTCCTGTCGATGCAGCCTGCCAGGTGATTGACTTTGTGAAGGGGGAGTTCAAACGTCGGAGTGGAAACACAGAGAACGAAGCCGataaaaggagcctcctgaacacattgcactacctgtttgagtctcagaatcgtgtGCTAGCTCAGGAAGCACTAGGGTCTGTGGAAAAACTTTCACTTAGTGGACTGCGACTGACCCCAATTGACTGtgcggtcctgtctcatgtcatcggactctgtgatacaataaaacacctcGACCTGGATCATTGCTACATTCAGTGTGAAGGACTCCAACGGCTGGCACCCAGTCTCTACAAATGCCAAGAGTTGGG ATTGACAAACAATGAATTGGGTGAGGGTGATTCAGCAATGAACCTAATCTCTGTAGCTCTGAGGGAGCAGGATTGTAAAATACAAAAACTGCG ATTGGGCAATAATTGTATCACAGCCTCTCAGACTGCAATCCTCGCCTCTGCTCTCATTAAAAACCGCTCAGTGACGGAGCTCGATATGAAGGACAACAGATTGGGAGATACAGGTGTAAAAAAGCTGTTCGGAGTTCTAAATAACTCGGAATGTAAAATACAAAAATTGGG ACTGAAGAACAATAGTTTTACAGCTTCTTGCGCCAAGAATCTTGCCTGCATTCTCAGAACAAACCACTCACTGATCAAACTGGAACTGGATAACAATAAACTGGAGGATTCAGGAGTCAAACTGCTCTCTGAGGCTCTGAGGACCCCATACTGTAAAATACAGGAACTGTG GTTATGTAGAATCGGTCTCACAGCTTCTGGCGCAGAGTATCTCGCCTCCGCTCTAGCTACTAGCCCGTCACTGGTGGATCTTGCCCTGGACTATAATAATCTGGGAGATTCAGGGGTGAAGCTGATATTTGGACCTTTGAACAGCccagagtgtaaaatacagaaactacg ATTATGGGATGTCGCTCTCACAGATTCGTTCAGTGAGGATCTTGCTATCGCTCTCAAAACAAACTGCTCCCTGAAGCTTCTGTCACTGGGTGATAACAATATCGGAGATTCAGGGGTGAAACGTCTGTCTGAGGTGCTGGTGGAGCTCCAATGTAAACTACTGGAACTAGA TCTGCACAGTAACGGTCTGACCGATTCTTGCACAGAGTCCCTCTGCTTCGTTCTCAACAAAATGAGTTCACTGAAAATTTTGGACCTGGGAGGAAACTCATTCACAGACAAATCGACCGACTCGTTCCGCCGGCTGATACTGCGACGCAAGAGCTTGAGGAAAATCAC GCTGAAGGGGAATCCATTCACTGCAGAGGGGCAAAATCAACTGATGTCATTGCGGGGAAACAGAAATGGACTTAGTGTTAAACTGTGA